Within the Senegalia massiliensis genome, the region TTTAACTGCTGAAATGGTAGAATTAATAGAAGAGGGAGTAGAAAATATAGTTTGTTTACAACCATTTGCATGTCTTCCTAATCATATAACAGGAAAAGGAATGATTAAAAAATTAAGAAAATCATATCCTAAATCAAATATAGCAGCCATAGACTATGATCCTGGAGCAAGTGAAGTAAATCAATTAAATCGTATAAAACTTATGCTTGCTGTAGCATTTAAAAACTTAGAAACAACTAAACAAGAAGATAAAGAAGTTCTTCAGACAAATGAATAGCAAAATTTTAAGGCCCGAAATAAGGGCCTTATTCTTTAGATTTTAAGTTAAATAAGTGCTGAACCTACTAATATCGCTATTAGAAGTATTAAAGCACCTATTAATAGATATAATGTTTTTTTTCTAATGAAAAAAATTTTACTCATTAAATCACCTCTTATTTATCTATATGATGGAAAGAATTATAACCTTATAGTATAATTTATTTAAGAGAAATAATATATATTACTAATATAAGATATAAATTTTTAGGAGGGATGAAATGGAGTGGTCGATAAAAACTTATGATGAATTAACTAAAGATGAACTTTATGAAATATTAAAAAAGCGAATAGATGTTTTTGTTGTAGAACAAAATTGCCCTTATGATGAAATAGATAACAGAGATAAAGATTCTTATCATATATTTTTTAAAAAAGATAAGGATATAATTGCATATTTAAGAGTATTAGAGCCTGGGATATCTTTTGAAGATGTTTCAATAGGAAGAGTTTTAGTAGATAAAAACCAAAGGGGTAATGGTCTTGCTATAGAAATGATGGATAAGGCTATTGATTTTATAATAAATAATTTAAGATATGATATAATCAGAATTTCTGCCCAAGAATATTTAATTAGTTTTTATGAAAACTTAGGATTTAAAAAAGTTTCAAATGTATATTTAGAAGATGATATACCTCATGTTGAAATGGTATATCAAAACTATAAAAAATAGGAGATGATTATATGACTGTAAAAATAATTGCAGACAGTGGATGTGATTTACCAAAAGAAATAATAAAAGAATTAGATATTGAAATATTACCTTTATCTGTAATAATAGATGACGAAGAATATAGCGATGGTGTTGATATGAACCCTAAAGAGCTTTATAGACTCATGAAAGATGGGAAAGCTCCAAAGACAGCACAAGTATCTCCAGGAACATTTAAAAATACTTTCATTAAATATGCTAAACAAAATAGAGAAGCTATTTATATAGGATTTTCATCACAATTATCAGGGACCTTTAATACTGGTTATCTTATGAAAGAAGAGGTATTAGAAGAATATCCTAAATCAAAAATAGAGGTTTATGATACACTTGCTGCTTCACTTGGTTGTGGTCTTATAGTACATAAAGCAGCATCTTTAGCAAAAGAAGGAAAGTCTATAAATGAAATTTTAGAACGAATTGAGTTTTATAGTAATCACATGGAGCATGTATTTACGGTAGATAATTTAGAATATCTTTATAGAGGTGGTAGAGTAAGTAAAACTCAAGCATTTGTAGGTGGACTTTTAAGCATAAAGCCTATATTAAATGTAGAAGAAGGTAAATTAATCCCTATTGAAAAAGTTAGAGGTTCAGGTAAAGTTATGAAAAGAATGATAGAAATAATGACTAAAAGGGGAGTAGATTTAAAAAATCAAACAGTTGCTATAAGTCATGGAGATGATTTAGAAAAAGCTAATGAGTTAAAAAATATGATGCAAGAAAAATTTGGAATTAAAGATTTTGTAATTAATATGATAGGATGTTCTATAGGGGCACATTCAGGACCAGGTACACTTGCAATATTTTTCTTAAATAAAACAAAATAAAATAATAGGCTAAATTTAGCCTATTATTTTATTTTGTTTGGTTCATTAAATTCATAGCCATTTAAATCTACAGTCATTAGATTTATTTTTGGTTCATTTAAGGGTCTATCATTATAGCTAGTTTCCATTTCTGCTATTTTATCTATTATTTCTATTCCTTCTACTACTTTTCCAAATGCTGCATATTGACCATCTAGATGTGGAGAATCTTTATGCATTATAAAAAATTGACTACCAGCTGAATCAGGATGAGCTGATCTTGCCATAGAAATAACTCCCTTTTCATGTTTAAGATCATTTTTAATGCCATTCCCACTAAATTCACCTTTGATACTATATCCAGGTCCACCTGTTCCACTACCTTGAGGACAACCACCCTGAATCATAAATCCTTTTATAATTCTATGGAAAATAAGTCCATCATAAAAATTTTCTTTTATTAAAGAAATAAAATTATCAACTGTATTTTTAGCTATATCAGGATACAGTTCTAATTTGATTTCATCTCCACTTTCCATTTTAATAGTTACAATTGGCTTTTTACTCACAATATCATCTCCTAATAAATTTATATCAACTATATTATACACTAACAACATATATATATCCTAATTATATTTAAAATAATTATAGCATACTATTAGATTAATTATGAATTATAGGGTAATATAGTATTATGAATAAAATTTAGAGGTGATTTATATGACAAAATTATATTTAACAAGACATGGTCAAACTCAATGGAATATTGAGGCACGCTTTCAAGGGCAGATGGGATCTCCGTTGACACAAAAAGGAATAAAAGATGCAGAAAATTTAAGAGATAGGTTAAAAGAAGTTGAATTTCAAGCAATATATTCTAGTCCTCAATCACGTGCATATGATACTGCAAATATAATAAAAGGAGATAGAAAGATTAATATCATAACAGATGATAGATTAAAAGAGATGAATTTTGGTGACTGGGAAGGAATTAAAGGAGATGAAATAAAGAAAAAATATTTTAAAATGTTTGATAATTTATGGAACTCACCAATGGATTACAAACCTAATAGTGGAGAATCATATAAAGATGTATATAATAGGGTTATTCCTGCAATAGAAGATATTAAAAAACAACATGATGGTAAAGTACTTATAGTAGCTCATGGGATAGTGCTTGCAATTATAATGATGTATGTTGAAGGTAGAACTATAGATAACTTATGGAAAGAACAAGTGCTACCTAATACTAGCCTTACAATAGTAGAAGCAGAAAATGATAAATTTGATATAAAAATGTATGGGGATACAAGTCATTTTAGTTAAAATAAAAAAAATTAAAAAAAGTACTTGATAATAATTATCAACTGTGGTATTATATTTATAGAGTTGAGAATGACTCTCAATTAAACAATAAAGTAAATTAAGGTGTTGAATAATATATTACCCCCATTATCAATACCTACCCGTTTAAGTAAATTCATAATTTACACAATTCCATAGTAATATTTAAAAGTATATCTTGCCGATAATACTTTAATGAAACCTCCCAATGTGGAGTAACCCCTAGAAACGGAATCTAGGGGTTATTTTTTTATAAAAATTTGTGTATAAGCATATAATTAGAGTATAATATACATATTGTATAATATATGATTGAAAGGAGATATTTTATGAAAAGATCGTTGTTAATAGTATTAGTTGTGATAGTTGTTGTTTTAATAATTCCTATTATGTTTTTAGCTGGGAGTTATAATGACTTAGTATCATTAGATGAACAAGTTAATGGTTCATGGGCTCAGGTAGAAAACCAATTAAAACGTAGAGCAGATCTTATACCTAACTTAGTAGAAACAGTGAAAGGTTTTGCAGATCAAGAAAAAGATGTATTAATTGGAGTTACTGAAGCAAGAAGTAAAGTTATGAAAGCAGATTCACCTGAGGAATTTGCTGATGCAAATAATCAGCTTACAAATGCCCTACAAGGACTTAATGTAGTGGTAGAAAGATACCCAGAGTTAAAGTCTAACCAGAATTTTATTCAACTTCAAGATGAATTAGCTGGTACAGAAAATAGAATAGCTGTTGCAAGAAAGGATTATAATGAATCAGCTAAAATTTTAAACAGTAAGATAAGAAAGTTTCCAACAAATATTGTAGCAGGAATATTTGGAATAGATAAAAGAGAATATTTTGAGGTATCTGAAGAAGATCAAGAAGTACCTGATGTAGAATTTGAATAGGTGATAGAATATGATCAAAAAGATGCTCACTATATTTCTATTATTTTCCATAGTATTTAATTTTAACATATCTATTGCCGCAGATTTTGAACTTCCAGAACCTAGTTATGAATACTATGTTTATGATGAAGCAAACATTATAGAATCTGATGTAGAAGAACATATTATAAATAAAAATAAAAATTTATATAGTAAATATGGTGCACAAGTAGTTGTAGCTACTGTCAATTCACTACAAGAACGTTCTATAGAAGAATTTGCTAATGAATTGTTTAGAGAGTGGGGAATTGGTAGTAGTGAAGAGGATAATGGAGTACTTTTATTAGTAGCTCCAAATGAAAAAAGACTTAGGATAGAAGTAGGATATGGATTAGAAGGAGCACTTCCTGATGGAAAAGTGGGACGTATTCGAGATGAGTATTTAAAACCTAATTTTGGAAATGAGAATTATAGCAAAGGTATACTTTTAGCATTTGATAATATAACAAATGAAATAGAAAATGAATACTTAGGTATAAATAAAGAAGAGAATATAGAAGAAAATAAGCCTAGTAATCAGTCAAATGGTTTTAGTACACTCCAGAAGATATTTATAGGGTTACTCATTATTATATTAATATTTATAGACTTTAGATTCTTTGGTGGTTTTTTGACTTATATGCTAATAAGAAGTATAGGAAGAGGAAGAGGATCTGGAAGAGGAGGTGGCGGCTCTTCAGGAGGAGGAGGCTCTTCAGGAGGAGGCGGTGCATCCGGTGGTTGGTAAAAAGAAAAGTAGTATAAGACAGATTTTAAAATCTGTCTTATACTACTTTTAATAAATTATTTTCCATACTAAGACTCAATGAAACTTTCTTTTTACCATATTGTTCAAATTTAATTGTGAGTATATCTTTATCAATATCAAGTACAATTCCTTTTCCAAAGGATTTATGAATTATATTGTCACCGTTATTTATACCTAAAGATTGATTTGATATTATTTTTTCTAATTCAGCTATAAATCTTGACATTAA harbors:
- a CDS encoding GNAT family N-acetyltransferase, which gives rise to MEWSIKTYDELTKDELYEILKKRIDVFVVEQNCPYDEIDNRDKDSYHIFFKKDKDIIAYLRVLEPGISFEDVSIGRVLVDKNQRGNGLAIEMMDKAIDFIINNLRYDIIRISAQEYLISFYENLGFKKVSNVYLEDDIPHVEMVYQNYKK
- a CDS encoding DegV family protein; this encodes MTVKIIADSGCDLPKEIIKELDIEILPLSVIIDDEEYSDGVDMNPKELYRLMKDGKAPKTAQVSPGTFKNTFIKYAKQNREAIYIGFSSQLSGTFNTGYLMKEEVLEEYPKSKIEVYDTLAASLGCGLIVHKAASLAKEGKSINEILERIEFYSNHMEHVFTVDNLEYLYRGGRVSKTQAFVGGLLSIKPILNVEEGKLIPIEKVRGSGKVMKRMIEIMTKRGVDLKNQTVAISHGDDLEKANELKNMMQEKFGIKDFVINMIGCSIGAHSGPGTLAIFFLNKTK
- a CDS encoding peptidylprolyl isomerase, encoding MESGDEIKLELYPDIAKNTVDNFISLIKENFYDGLIFHRIIKGFMIQGGCPQGSGTGGPGYSIKGEFSGNGIKNDLKHEKGVISMARSAHPDSAGSQFFIMHKDSPHLDGQYAAFGKVVEGIEIIDKIAEMETSYNDRPLNEPKINLMTVDLNGYEFNEPNKIK
- a CDS encoding histidine phosphatase family protein, giving the protein MTKLYLTRHGQTQWNIEARFQGQMGSPLTQKGIKDAENLRDRLKEVEFQAIYSSPQSRAYDTANIIKGDRKINIITDDRLKEMNFGDWEGIKGDEIKKKYFKMFDNLWNSPMDYKPNSGESYKDVYNRVIPAIEDIKKQHDGKVLIVAHGIVLAIIMMYVEGRTIDNLWKEQVLPNTSLTIVEAENDKFDIKMYGDTSHFS
- a CDS encoding LemA family protein, whose translation is MKRSLLIVLVVIVVVLIIPIMFLAGSYNDLVSLDEQVNGSWAQVENQLKRRADLIPNLVETVKGFADQEKDVLIGVTEARSKVMKADSPEEFADANNQLTNALQGLNVVVERYPELKSNQNFIQLQDELAGTENRIAVARKDYNESAKILNSKIRKFPTNIVAGIFGIDKREYFEVSEEDQEVPDVEFE
- a CDS encoding TPM domain-containing protein; the encoded protein is MIKKMLTIFLLFSIVFNFNISIAADFELPEPSYEYYVYDEANIIESDVEEHIINKNKNLYSKYGAQVVVATVNSLQERSIEEFANELFREWGIGSSEEDNGVLLLVAPNEKRLRIEVGYGLEGALPDGKVGRIRDEYLKPNFGNENYSKGILLAFDNITNEIENEYLGINKEENIEENKPSNQSNGFSTLQKIFIGLLIIILIFIDFRFFGGFLTYMLIRSIGRGRGSGRGGGGSSGGGGSSGGGGASGGW